The following proteins are co-located in the Streptosporangium brasiliense genome:
- a CDS encoding SPFH domain-containing protein, producing the protein MSRPRQAMQSAMEAAQAIGQGGDPRQVVGQAVGQFASQAMGQAGGEKGFALNPTDFLAAREQGASVGTVIEARGASLNEAGEIVNRSFTASGPGGEPVHVISPVVIPKGTTARVVIPLIVLAVLGLAGLVATGLPDGARVLFGPHYWAVLVLAAAFLWWRRSVVMVPEGCKALITKFGKLVQIAEPGRVTLVNPWKRVSYIVNTTREYPFNAPIREAPTQQGVKASVDLFLQFRIEDPAEFIFVLGSVSGFQAKLQNAISEVTRSLIYAQRAEDIYDLVGESTLGMLDNLNQQFLPAVRLTDVNITHAEPSSQEYRMDLAAPEMIRVAKEAYTYEYELQLRKEQNEGDLIKELAGLQEQLSAIHAEIAGYQARMDTALERASHQAKAQASQRLVEAESTAKANAALLEAQALDIRALSAAEAPEILDHRFQQDLLDKLESVASHLPRVVQVGETTDIDLLALARQLVGSRETQLFSAADMAAIRERIAEIGRRVEGREAEITALLNPAAPETATPAAAPETAAPAVGEVTAPAVKEETQR; encoded by the coding sequence ATGTCCCGGCCAAGACAGGCCATGCAGTCGGCGATGGAAGCCGCGCAGGCGATAGGGCAGGGGGGCGATCCGCGTCAGGTGGTCGGCCAGGCGGTGGGTCAGTTCGCGAGCCAGGCCATGGGCCAGGCGGGCGGTGAGAAGGGGTTCGCGCTCAACCCGACCGACTTCCTGGCCGCCCGTGAGCAGGGCGCGTCCGTGGGCACGGTCATCGAGGCCCGCGGCGCGTCGCTGAACGAGGCCGGCGAGATCGTCAACCGCAGCTTCACCGCGAGCGGCCCGGGCGGCGAGCCGGTTCACGTGATCTCCCCGGTGGTGATCCCCAAGGGCACCACCGCCCGGGTGGTCATCCCCCTGATCGTGCTGGCGGTGCTCGGTCTGGCCGGCCTGGTCGCCACCGGGCTGCCCGACGGTGCCCGGGTGCTGTTCGGGCCGCACTACTGGGCCGTGCTGGTGCTGGCCGCCGCGTTCCTGTGGTGGCGGCGGAGCGTGGTCATGGTGCCCGAGGGCTGCAAGGCCCTGATCACCAAGTTCGGCAAGCTCGTGCAGATCGCCGAGCCGGGCAGGGTCACGCTGGTCAACCCGTGGAAGCGGGTCAGCTACATCGTCAACACCACCCGCGAGTATCCCTTCAACGCGCCCATCCGCGAGGCCCCGACCCAGCAGGGCGTCAAGGCCAGCGTGGACCTCTTCCTGCAGTTCCGGATCGAGGACCCGGCCGAGTTCATCTTCGTCCTCGGCTCGGTCAGCGGCTTCCAGGCCAAACTGCAGAACGCCATCAGCGAGGTCACCCGCTCCCTCATCTACGCCCAGCGCGCCGAGGACATCTACGACCTGGTCGGCGAGAGCACCCTGGGCATGCTGGACAACCTCAACCAGCAGTTCCTGCCCGCCGTACGGCTCACCGACGTGAACATCACCCACGCCGAGCCGTCCAGCCAGGAATACCGGATGGACCTGGCCGCCCCGGAGATGATCAGAGTCGCCAAGGAGGCGTACACCTACGAGTACGAGCTCCAGCTGCGCAAGGAGCAGAACGAAGGTGACCTGATCAAGGAGCTCGCCGGACTGCAGGAGCAGCTGTCGGCCATCCACGCCGAGATCGCCGGATACCAGGCCCGGATGGACACCGCGCTGGAGCGCGCCTCCCACCAGGCGAAGGCGCAGGCGAGCCAGCGGCTGGTGGAGGCGGAGTCCACCGCCAAGGCCAACGCGGCGCTGCTGGAGGCGCAGGCGCTGGACATCCGGGCGCTGAGCGCCGCCGAGGCGCCGGAGATCCTGGACCACCGCTTCCAGCAGGACCTGCTCGACAAGCTCGAGTCGGTGGCCTCCCATCTGCCCCGCGTGGTGCAGGTCGGCGAGACGACCGACATCGATCTGCTGGCCCTGGCCAGGCAGCTCGTCGGCAGCCGCGAGACACAGCTGTTCTCCGCGGCGGACATGGCCGCCATCAGGGAACGGATCGCCGAGATCGGCAGGCGGGTCGAGGGTCGCGAGGCGGAGATCACCGCCCTGCTCAACCCGGCGGCCCCGGAGACCGCCACGCCCGCCGCGGCCCCGGAGACCGCCGCGCCCGCCGTAGGGGAAGTCACGGCGCCCGCCGTCAAGGAAGAGACCCAGAGATGA
- the rpsA gene encoding 30S ribosomal protein S1 — MTSSTEATSSTPQVAVNDIGSEEDFLAAIDLTIKYFNDGDIVEGTVVKVDRDEVLLDIGYKTEGVIPSRELSIKHDVDPADVVEVGEHVEALVLQKEDKEGRLILSKKRAQYERAWGTIEKIKDEDGIVTGTVIEVVKGGLILDIGLRGFLPASLVEMRRVRDLQPYVGRELEAKIIELDKNRNNVVLSRRAWLEQTQSEVRQTFLNTLQKGQVRKGVVSSIVNFGAFVDLGGVDGLVHVSELSWKHIDHPSEVVEVGQEVTVEVLDVDMERERVSLSLKATQEDPWQQFARTHQIGQVVPGRVTKLVPFGAFVRVEEGIEGLVHISELAERHVEIPEQVVQVGDEIFVKIIDIDLERRRISLSLKQANESATGADIEFDPTLYGMAATYDDQGNYIYPEGFDSETSEWLEGFEKQRDEWERQYAEAQTRFEAHKKQVEEARKAEAEAGEAAPTSYSGETPAASSGSSSSSSSAPASGALASDEALAALREKLAGGQS; from the coding sequence ATGACGAGCAGCACTGAGGCCACCTCGAGCACCCCGCAGGTAGCGGTCAACGACATCGGGTCCGAGGAAGACTTCCTCGCAGCGATCGATCTGACCATCAAGTACTTCAACGACGGCGACATCGTCGAGGGCACCGTCGTCAAGGTCGATCGAGATGAAGTTTTGCTCGACATCGGCTACAAGACCGAGGGCGTCATCCCCTCGCGTGAGCTCTCGATCAAGCACGATGTCGACCCCGCGGACGTCGTCGAGGTTGGCGAGCACGTCGAAGCCCTCGTCCTCCAGAAGGAGGACAAGGAGGGGCGCCTGATCCTGTCCAAGAAGCGCGCTCAGTACGAGCGGGCCTGGGGCACGATCGAGAAGATCAAGGACGAGGACGGCATCGTCACCGGCACCGTCATCGAGGTCGTCAAGGGTGGTCTCATCCTCGACATCGGCCTCCGTGGCTTCCTGCCGGCGTCCCTGGTCGAGATGCGCCGCGTCCGTGACCTTCAGCCGTACGTGGGCCGTGAGCTCGAGGCGAAGATCATAGAGCTCGACAAGAACCGCAACAACGTGGTCCTCTCCCGCCGCGCCTGGCTCGAGCAGACCCAGTCGGAGGTCCGCCAGACCTTCCTCAACACCCTGCAGAAGGGTCAGGTCCGCAAGGGCGTCGTCTCCTCGATCGTCAACTTCGGTGCGTTCGTGGACCTCGGCGGCGTCGACGGTCTGGTCCACGTCTCCGAGCTGTCCTGGAAGCACATCGACCACCCGTCTGAGGTTGTCGAGGTCGGCCAGGAGGTCACCGTCGAGGTTCTCGACGTCGACATGGAGCGCGAGCGGGTCTCCCTGTCGCTCAAGGCGACGCAGGAGGACCCCTGGCAGCAGTTCGCCCGCACCCACCAGATCGGTCAGGTCGTCCCGGGTCGCGTCACCAAGCTGGTGCCGTTCGGTGCGTTCGTCCGCGTCGAGGAGGGCATCGAGGGCCTGGTCCACATCTCCGAGCTGGCCGAGCGCCACGTCGAGATCCCCGAGCAGGTCGTCCAGGTCGGCGACGAGATCTTCGTGAAGATCATCGACATCGACCTCGAGCGTCGCCGGATCTCGCTGTCGCTCAAGCAGGCGAACGAGAGCGCGACGGGCGCCGACATCGAGTTCGACCCCACGCTCTACGGCATGGCGGCGACCTACGACGACCAGGGCAACTACATCTACCCCGAGGGCTTCGACTCCGAGACGAGCGAGTGGCTCGAGGGCTTCGAGAAGCAGCGTGACGAGTGGGAGCGGCAGTACGCCGAGGCCCAGACCCGTTTCGAGGCTCACAAGAAGCAGGTGGAGGAGGCCCGCAAGGCCGAGGCCGAGGCGGGCGAGGCTGCCCCCACGTCCTACTCCGGTGAGACCCCGGCCGCCAGCTCCGGCTCCAGCTCCAGCAGCTCCTCGGCTCCGGCTTCGGGTGCTCTCGCCTCCGACGAGGCTCTCGCGGCTCTGCGCGAGAAGCTCGCGGGCGGCCAGAGCTGA
- the uvrB gene encoding excinuclease ABC subunit UvrB: MRPVTDLQRKVAPFEVVTDMTPSGDQPAAIAELERRVKAGDRDNVLLGATGTGKTATVAWLIERLQRPTLVIQPNKTLAAQFANELREMMPNNAVEYFVSYYDYYQPEAYVPQSDTYIEKDSSINDEVERLRHSATNSLLTRRDTIVVASVSCIYGLGTPQEYVDRMTALKVGQEIERDRLLRRLVDMQYTRNDLAFTRGTFRVRGDTIEIIPKYEELAVRIEMFGDEIEKLSTMHPLTGEVISEDEELYIFPASHYVAGTERMEKAIRGIEAELAQSLETMERQGKLLEAQRLRMRTTYDLEMMRQIGTCSGIENYSRHMDDRAPGSAPNTLLDYFPEDFLLVLDESHQTVPQIGAMYEGDASRKRTLVEHGFRLPSAMDNRPLKWEEFLERIGQTVYLSATPGTYELGRSKGDVVEQVIRPTGLVDPEVIVKPTTSQIDDLVHEIRARTEKDERVLVTTLTKKMAEDLTDYLLELGIRVRYLHSEVDTLRRIELLRELRMGEFDVLVGINLLREGLDLPEVSLVAILDADKEGFLRSETSLIQTIGRAARNVSGQVHMYADRITPSMERAIEETNRRRAKQTAYNEANGIDPQPLRKKIADILDSLNREDADTAQLLGGSGRQQSRGKAPVPGFAVKQAGQHAKAIAGEMPRAQLEALVESLTDQMHQAAADLQFEVAARLRDEIKELKREVRDMREAGVS, translated from the coding sequence GTGAGGCCGGTAACTGATTTGCAGCGCAAGGTGGCCCCCTTCGAGGTCGTCACCGACATGACCCCTTCGGGCGACCAGCCCGCCGCGATCGCCGAGCTTGAGCGGCGGGTCAAGGCGGGCGACAGGGACAACGTCCTGCTGGGTGCCACGGGCACCGGCAAGACCGCCACTGTCGCCTGGCTGATCGAGCGGCTGCAGCGGCCGACCCTGGTCATCCAGCCCAACAAGACGCTCGCCGCGCAGTTCGCCAACGAACTGCGCGAGATGATGCCCAACAACGCGGTCGAATACTTCGTCTCCTACTACGACTACTACCAGCCGGAGGCATACGTCCCGCAGAGCGACACCTACATCGAGAAGGACTCCTCGATCAACGACGAGGTCGAGCGGCTGCGCCACTCGGCGACCAACTCGCTGCTGACCCGCCGCGACACGATCGTGGTGGCGTCGGTGTCGTGCATCTACGGCCTGGGCACCCCCCAGGAATACGTCGACCGGATGACCGCGCTCAAGGTCGGTCAGGAGATCGAGCGCGACAGGCTGCTGCGCCGCCTGGTCGACATGCAGTACACCCGCAACGACCTGGCCTTCACCAGGGGCACCTTCCGGGTGCGCGGCGACACGATTGAGATCATCCCGAAATACGAGGAGCTCGCCGTGCGCATCGAGATGTTCGGCGACGAGATCGAGAAGCTCTCGACCATGCACCCGCTGACCGGCGAGGTGATCAGTGAGGACGAGGAGCTCTACATCTTCCCCGCCTCCCACTACGTCGCGGGCACCGAGCGGATGGAGAAGGCCATCCGGGGCATCGAGGCCGAGCTCGCCCAGAGCCTGGAGACGATGGAGCGGCAGGGCAAGCTCCTGGAGGCCCAGCGGCTGCGCATGCGCACCACCTACGACCTGGAGATGATGCGCCAGATCGGCACCTGCTCCGGCATCGAGAACTACTCCCGCCACATGGACGACCGGGCCCCGGGCAGCGCGCCCAACACCCTTCTCGACTACTTCCCCGAAGACTTCCTGCTGGTGCTGGACGAGTCCCACCAGACCGTGCCGCAGATCGGCGCGATGTACGAAGGCGACGCCTCCCGCAAGCGCACGCTCGTCGAGCACGGCTTCCGCCTGCCGTCGGCGATGGACAACCGCCCGCTCAAGTGGGAGGAGTTCCTGGAGCGGATCGGCCAGACGGTCTACCTGTCGGCCACCCCGGGCACCTACGAACTGGGCCGTTCCAAGGGCGACGTGGTCGAGCAGGTCATCCGGCCGACCGGCCTGGTCGACCCCGAGGTGATCGTCAAGCCCACCACGTCCCAGATCGACGACCTGGTCCACGAGATCAGGGCCCGGACCGAGAAGGACGAGCGGGTCCTGGTCACCACGCTGACCAAGAAGATGGCCGAGGACCTCACCGACTACCTCCTGGAGCTCGGCATCCGGGTCCGCTACCTGCACAGCGAGGTCGATACCCTGCGCCGCATCGAGCTGCTGCGGGAGCTGCGGATGGGTGAGTTCGACGTCCTGGTCGGCATCAACCTGCTCCGGGAGGGCCTGGACCTGCCCGAGGTGTCGCTGGTGGCCATCCTCGACGCCGACAAGGAGGGCTTCCTCCGCTCGGAGACCTCGCTGATCCAGACCATCGGCCGCGCCGCCCGTAACGTCTCCGGCCAGGTCCACATGTACGCCGACCGGATCACCCCCTCCATGGAGCGGGCGATCGAGGAGACCAACCGGCGCCGGGCCAAGCAGACGGCCTACAACGAGGCCAACGGCATCGACCCGCAGCCGCTCCGCAAGAAGATCGCCGACATCCTCGACTCGCTGAACCGCGAAGACGCCGACACTGCCCAGCTCCTCGGAGGCAGCGGCCGCCAGCAGTCGCGCGGCAAGGCCCCCGTCCCGGGCTTCGCGGTCAAGCAGGCCGGCCAGCACGCCAAGGCGATCGCGGGGGAGATGCCCCGCGCCCAGCTGGAGGCGCTGGTCGAGTCGCTCACCGACCAGATGCACCAGGCGGCCGCCGACCTCCAGTTCGAGGTCGCCGCCCGGCTCCGCGACGAGATCAAGGAGCTCAAGCGGGAGGTCCGCGACATGCGGGAGGCCGGCGTCTCCTGA
- a CDS encoding GNAT family N-acetyltransferase: MTSTEWTEPAGTLIGRAEPADAGEILTVQRAAYVGEAQLYGDPFIPPLVESAEQVRRAVQTGTVLVARSRGRIVGAVRGRLSGTTCLVGRLVVAPDAQGRGIGGALLSALHDEIAAAAFDLFTGHLSEGNLRLYRRHGYRETRRERMSDHLTLVHMRRELQV, translated from the coding sequence GTGACCTCGACCGAGTGGACGGAGCCCGCCGGCACCCTGATCGGCCGGGCGGAGCCCGCGGACGCGGGCGAGATCCTGACCGTGCAGCGGGCGGCCTATGTGGGCGAGGCCCAGCTCTACGGCGACCCGTTCATCCCGCCGCTGGTGGAGTCGGCCGAGCAGGTCCGCAGGGCCGTCCAGACCGGCACCGTGCTCGTCGCCCGCAGCCGGGGGCGGATCGTCGGGGCGGTCCGCGGCCGGCTGTCCGGCACGACCTGCCTGGTCGGCCGCCTGGTGGTGGCGCCGGACGCGCAGGGCCGGGGTATCGGCGGGGCCCTGCTGTCGGCCCTCCACGACGAGATCGCCGCCGCGGCGTTCGACCTCTTCACCGGGCACCTGTCGGAGGGCAACCTGCGGCTCTACCGCCGCCACGGTTACCGCGAGACCCGCCGCGAGCGGATGAGCGACCACCTGACCCTGGTCCACATGCGCAGGGAACTCCAGGTGTGA
- a CDS encoding serine protein kinase RIO — translation MPKRSEHRRRGKNRLDDDDIEWLHSTPEDLDGPPSGDRWSTWDLSTPTERGPRPHPGWLVTELAAVDTELGILKTGKEADVHLISRGVPDTDRICLLAAKRYRSAEHRLFHRDAGYLEGRGVRDSRISRAMSSRSRFGKEMIAGQWAGAEFAALCRLWSLGLPVPYPVQIVGTEILEEFVGTPDGAAAPRLAAVSEGLAELWEQLVEALVVLAREGLAHGDLSPYNILVHEGRLVIIDLPQIVDVVAHPTGPEFLDRDARNVATWFAARGLAAADAGALAGLLRAEAGVR, via the coding sequence GTGCCCAAGCGTTCAGAACACCGTCGTCGCGGCAAGAACCGTCTGGACGACGACGACATCGAATGGCTCCACAGCACCCCCGAGGACCTCGACGGCCCGCCGTCCGGTGACCGGTGGTCCACCTGGGACCTGAGCACTCCCACCGAGCGCGGCCCCCGGCCGCATCCCGGCTGGCTCGTCACCGAGCTGGCCGCCGTCGACACCGAGCTCGGCATCCTGAAGACCGGCAAGGAAGCCGACGTCCACCTCATCTCGCGAGGTGTCCCGGACACCGACCGGATCTGCCTGCTGGCCGCCAAGCGCTACCGCTCCGCCGAACACCGCCTGTTCCACCGCGACGCCGGCTACCTGGAGGGCCGCGGGGTCCGTGACAGCCGGATCAGCCGGGCGATGTCGAGCCGGTCCCGGTTCGGCAAGGAGATGATCGCCGGCCAGTGGGCCGGTGCCGAGTTCGCGGCGCTGTGCCGTCTGTGGTCACTGGGCCTGCCCGTGCCGTATCCGGTGCAGATCGTCGGCACCGAGATCCTGGAGGAGTTCGTCGGCACCCCCGACGGCGCCGCCGCGCCCCGCCTGGCGGCGGTCTCCGAGGGGCTGGCGGAGCTGTGGGAACAGCTTGTGGAGGCCCTGGTGGTCCTGGCCCGTGAAGGTCTCGCCCACGGGGACCTGTCGCCCTACAACATCCTCGTCCACGAGGGACGGCTCGTCATCATCGACCTGCCGCAGATCGTGGACGTGGTGGCCCACCCCACCGGCCCGGAGTTCCTCGACCGCGACGCCCGCAACGTCGCCACCTGGTTCGCCGCGCGCGGGCTGGCCGCGGCCGACGCCGGGGCACTGGCCGGCCTCCTGCGGGCCGAGGCCGGCGTCCGCTGA
- a CDS encoding leucine zipper domain-containing protein, translating into MEITVLTRPEVFTARADARLTGYGRAPLTWRVRSDGRPVAHVAEEPGVPRSDRDQ; encoded by the coding sequence GTGGAGATCACCGTCCTCACCCGACCGGAGGTCTTCACGGCCCGCGCTGACGCCCGCCTGACCGGGTACGGCCGTGCCCCGCTCACCTGGCGGGTCCGCTCCGACGGCCGACCCGTCGCCCACGTGGCCGAGGAACCGGGCGTCCCCCGCTCAGATCGAGATCAATGA
- a CDS encoding SPFH domain-containing protein, which translates to MSREFSKIKESLASWSEIRQLLRGGEAGQLVPVVIPKDRRGFAWVTLLLLAVYLAGTALLAGGTFSALAAVGAVLSLLAALVWLWRRAIIEIEEGTTGVRSRWGAIVGTLPPGRHYLWLPWDRVDAVVDTSTEIPYSAPIAACPTAENVPLKSIEFFLKFRIIDPVAFVRTIGAGNFDLVLSSAVQDAIRQRSRLVHTERAYDLRGSDVGDMQELLTRQLGRYGVRITGANIPDVQLPDQYQQHLATREKVAKELSAFEREWELTRKRRIDTLLMEIERAKKTRDARIVEVRAAANTARKDVARMLEEHETEAQRVRWEIEAKGRAQLTSAENEAKGLRRLADAYRDNRAVLQYELARRRLDVGAKLAEQAPRPVVVRTDGASGDSSALSTMLLAQILPQLGRGNGQVKPAVEPN; encoded by the coding sequence ATGAGCAGAGAGTTCTCCAAGATCAAGGAATCCCTGGCCTCCTGGTCGGAGATCCGCCAGCTGCTGCGCGGCGGTGAGGCCGGCCAGCTCGTCCCGGTGGTCATCCCCAAGGACCGCCGCGGCTTCGCCTGGGTGACGCTGCTGCTGCTGGCCGTCTACCTCGCCGGTACGGCGCTGCTGGCCGGCGGGACGTTCTCCGCCCTGGCCGCGGTCGGCGCGGTGCTGTCCCTGCTCGCGGCGCTGGTCTGGCTGTGGCGCCGGGCGATCATCGAGATCGAGGAGGGCACCACCGGCGTGCGCAGCCGGTGGGGCGCGATCGTGGGCACCCTGCCCCCGGGCCGCCACTACCTGTGGCTGCCGTGGGACCGGGTGGACGCGGTGGTGGACACCTCCACCGAGATCCCCTACTCCGCCCCGATCGCCGCCTGCCCGACCGCCGAGAACGTGCCGCTGAAGTCGATCGAGTTCTTCCTGAAGTTCCGCATCATCGACCCGGTGGCCTTCGTCCGGACGATCGGCGCCGGCAACTTCGACCTGGTGCTCAGCAGCGCCGTACAGGACGCCATCCGCCAGCGCAGCCGCCTCGTGCACACCGAGCGGGCCTACGACCTGCGCGGCTCGGACGTCGGCGACATGCAGGAGCTCCTGACCCGCCAGCTCGGCCGGTACGGCGTGCGGATCACCGGCGCCAACATCCCCGACGTGCAGCTGCCCGACCAGTACCAGCAGCACCTGGCCACCCGCGAGAAGGTCGCCAAGGAGCTGTCGGCCTTCGAGCGCGAGTGGGAGCTCACCCGCAAGCGGCGGATCGACACCCTGCTGATGGAGATCGAGCGCGCCAAGAAGACGCGCGACGCCCGCATCGTCGAGGTCCGGGCCGCCGCCAACACCGCGCGCAAGGACGTCGCGCGCATGCTGGAGGAGCACGAGACCGAGGCCCAGCGGGTGCGCTGGGAGATCGAGGCCAAGGGCCGGGCCCAGCTCACCTCCGCGGAGAACGAGGCCAAGGGGCTGCGCCGGCTGGCCGACGCCTACCGCGACAACCGGGCGGTGCTCCAGTACGAGCTGGCCCGCCGCCGCCTGGACGTCGGGGCCAAACTCGCCGAGCAGGCCCCGCGCCCCGTCGTCGTCCGCACCGACGGCGCCTCCGGCGACTCCTCCGCTCTGTCCACCATGCTCCTGGCCCAGATCCTGCCGCAGCTCGGCCGCGGGAACGGCCAGGTCAAGCCAGCCGTTGAACCCAACTGA
- the coaE gene encoding dephospho-CoA kinase yields MLKVGLTGGIGSGKSEVSRRLASMGAMVIDADKIAREVVEPGTDGLARIVEMFGAEVLREDGSLDRERLGSIVFADSGKLASLNGIVHPLVGARVAELQRQADDGAIVVYDVPLLAENNLAPMYDVVVVVDAADEIRLARLVELRGMSEQDARARIAAQAGREDRLRIADLVIPNEGSLEDLGTRVEEVWAELTARTVT; encoded by the coding sequence ATGCTGAAGGTGGGACTCACCGGCGGGATCGGTTCGGGCAAGAGCGAGGTGTCGCGGCGGCTGGCGTCCATGGGCGCCATGGTGATCGACGCCGACAAGATCGCCCGTGAGGTGGTCGAGCCGGGGACCGACGGGCTGGCGCGCATCGTGGAGATGTTCGGCGCCGAGGTGCTGCGCGAGGACGGCTCACTCGACCGGGAGAGACTCGGCTCGATCGTCTTCGCCGACTCCGGGAAGCTGGCCTCCCTCAACGGCATCGTGCACCCGCTGGTCGGGGCGCGGGTGGCGGAGCTGCAGCGGCAGGCGGACGACGGCGCGATCGTGGTCTACGACGTGCCGCTGCTGGCGGAGAACAACCTCGCCCCGATGTACGACGTGGTCGTCGTCGTGGACGCCGCGGACGAGATCCGGCTGGCCCGGCTGGTCGAGCTGCGGGGCATGAGCGAGCAGGACGCCAGGGCCCGGATCGCGGCCCAGGCGGGCCGCGAGGACCGGTTGAGGATCGCCGATCTCGTGATCCCGAACGAGGGGTCGCTGGAGGATCTCGGGACCCGGGTGGAGGAGGTCTGGGCCGAGCTGACCGCCCGGACCGTCACCTGA
- a CDS encoding sporulation protein, whose translation MVFRKLMAAFGAGVEVDTILQNSNVRPGEVLRGQVNFRGGGSDYKVEGIFIDFTAVVEVESGDNEYKSTYSFLRKQITGPFHLAAGAPQSAPFEIPVPWETPISAVGGHPLRGMQLGVSTELALAGALDKGDLDPLFVNPMPAQDHVLGALDNMGFRFKKADLERGTLRGSQMPFFQEIEYYAGHEYARHFNELELTFIAGPQSMDVILEADKRGGFLESSHDAYNRFTVRYDDHPGQADQALRAGLQAMAQRRGWF comes from the coding sequence ATGGTGTTCCGTAAGCTGATGGCCGCGTTCGGCGCGGGTGTCGAGGTCGACACGATCCTGCAAAACTCCAACGTCCGCCCCGGCGAGGTCCTGCGCGGGCAGGTCAACTTCCGCGGCGGCGGCTCCGACTACAAGGTCGAGGGCATCTTCATCGACTTCACCGCGGTGGTCGAGGTCGAGAGCGGCGACAACGAGTACAAGTCGACCTACAGCTTCCTGCGCAAGCAGATCACCGGCCCGTTCCACCTCGCGGCGGGCGCTCCCCAGTCGGCCCCCTTCGAGATCCCCGTCCCGTGGGAGACCCCGATCAGCGCCGTCGGCGGCCACCCGCTGCGCGGCATGCAGCTGGGCGTCTCCACCGAGCTCGCCCTGGCCGGCGCGCTGGACAAGGGCGACCTCGACCCGCTGTTCGTCAACCCGATGCCCGCCCAGGACCACGTCCTGGGCGCGCTGGACAACATGGGCTTCCGCTTCAAGAAGGCCGACCTGGAGCGCGGCACCCTGCGTGGCTCCCAGATGCCGTTCTTCCAGGAGATCGAATACTACGCGGGCCACGAATACGCCCGGCACTTCAACGAACTGGAGCTGACCTTCATCGCCGGCCCGCAGTCGATGGACGTCATCCTGGAGGCCGACAAGCGCGGCGGCTTCCTGGAGTCCAGCCACGACGCCTACAACCGGTTCACCGTCCGCTACGACGACCACCCGGGCCAGGCGGACCAGGCGCTCCGCGCCGGCCTGCAGGCGATGGCCCAGCGGCGCGGCTGGTTCTGA
- a CDS encoding inositol monophosphatase family protein: MVQGTDLEHARRVAVDAARAAGRLITAGVLGTVEISPKGDDGDVVTDLDLASEELLLRRVLAAFPDHAVIAEESGRQGRAGSEWTWLIDPLDGTNNIAIGLPLYAVGLALCRDGRPELGVVHEPVTGRTWSAVRGRGVLGPSGPLAAPPHRPAGGGPVLAWIQGYGVRRGDAVACALKAGLDRRARRVLRLWAPLLAWVMLARGDIDGIVGYQTGIVDLPGGLLIAQEAGVVVSAFDGTPFDCAPLAGGGRDFVAGRAGFQEDLLEAVRAVP; this comes from the coding sequence GTGGTTCAGGGGACGGATCTCGAACACGCCCGCCGGGTCGCCGTCGACGCCGCGCGGGCGGCCGGGCGGCTGATCACCGCGGGCGTCCTGGGGACGGTCGAGATCAGCCCCAAGGGCGACGACGGCGACGTGGTCACCGACCTGGACCTGGCCTCGGAGGAGCTGCTGCTCCGGCGGGTGCTGGCCGCCTTCCCCGACCACGCGGTGATCGCCGAGGAGTCGGGCCGGCAGGGCCGGGCGGGGTCGGAGTGGACCTGGCTCATCGACCCGCTCGACGGCACCAACAACATCGCGATCGGCCTGCCTCTGTACGCCGTGGGCCTGGCCCTGTGCCGTGACGGGCGCCCCGAGCTGGGGGTCGTCCACGAGCCGGTGACCGGCAGGACCTGGTCGGCCGTGCGGGGCCGGGGCGTGCTCGGCCCGAGCGGCCCGCTGGCCGCCCCGCCGCACCGCCCGGCCGGCGGCGGTCCCGTGCTGGCCTGGATCCAGGGGTACGGCGTGCGGCGCGGCGACGCCGTGGCCTGCGCGCTGAAGGCGGGGCTCGACAGGCGTGCCCGCCGGGTGCTGAGGCTCTGGGCTCCGCTGCTGGCCTGGGTGATGCTCGCCCGGGGGGACATCGACGGGATCGTCGGCTACCAGACCGGGATCGTCGACCTGCCCGGCGGCCTGCTGATCGCGCAGGAGGCCGGCGTGGTGGTCAGCGCCTTCGACGGCACCCCCTTCGACTGCGCCCCGCTCGCCGGGGGCGGGCGCGACTTCGTCGCGGGCCGGGCCGGGTTCCAGGAGGACCTGCTGGAGGCGGTCCGGGCCGTCCCCTGA